The following coding sequences are from one Diabrotica virgifera virgifera chromosome 2, PGI_DIABVI_V3a window:
- the LOC126880750 gene encoding uncharacterized protein LOC126880750, translating into MTEANTSANTSVSVDRISVKIPLFWPNDPEIWFLQVENQFTLANITSDATKFNYIVANLDTAYILEVRDIIDSPPATERYAKLKSELIKRLSASQQQTIKRLLEHEELGNRRPSQFLRHLQSLAGTTVPGNIVRSLWLGRLPASTQAILATQAKASLDAVAELADTISEAIAPRAQISEASNARESTIEKLTAELAEMKIKLYSLSNAQAQANTYRRNRSNSRRRPYPRDSSYSREHNSDILCWYHYRFGDQAKKCSPPCKHQGNVAGSR; encoded by the coding sequence ATGACGGAGGCTAACACCAGTGCCAATACCAGTGTTTCAGTCGATCGGATTTCAGTTAAAATCCCACTTTTCTGGCCCAACGATCCTGAAATATGGTTCCTGCAAGTAGAAAACCAATTTACACTGGCAAATATAACAAGTGACGCAACCAAATTCAACTATATAGTTGCCAATTTAGACACAGCCTACATATTAGAAGTTAGGGACATCATTGATTCACCACCAGCCACAGAGAGgtatgcaaaattaaaatcagaatTAATTAAGAGACTTAGTGCATCACAGCAACAAACGATTAAAAGACTACTCGAGCATGAAGAACTGGGCAATCGAAGACCTTCGCAGTTCTTACGACATTTACAGTCTTTAGCAGGCACAACGGTACCGGGCAATATTGTAAGGTCTCTGTGGTTAGGTAGACTGCCAGCGTCTACACAGGCTATTCTAGCTACTCAAGCTAAAGCTAGTTTGGACGCAGTTGCCGAGCTAGCTGACACAATATCTGAAGCGATAGCTCCTAGGGCCCAAATTTCAGAAGCTTCTAACGCTCGTGAAAGTACCATAGAGAAATTGACAGCCGAATTAGCTGAAATGAAAATCAAGCTATATAGCTTGTCAAATGCTCAAGCACAAGCTAACACATACCGTCGCAACCGCAGCAACTCAAGACGAAGACCATATCCTAGAGACAGTAGCTACAGTAGGGAACATAATAGTGACATATTATGTTGGTATCACTACCGTTTTGGTGACCAGGCTAAAAAGTGCTCTCCTCCGTGCAAGCATCAGGGAAACGTCGCGGGCAGTCGGTGA